One Cryptococcus decagattii chromosome 8, complete sequence DNA segment encodes these proteins:
- a CDS encoding 2,3-bisphosphoglycerate-independent phosphoglycerate mutase, with the protein MSTRPPTSPNADDANKKQKTAQVNKKVCLIVHDGWGLSKEEKGNAIFHGDTTHMDAIRDKHNFVELEAHGLAVGLKEGLMGNSEVGHLNIGAGRIVWQDIVKIDQSIKKDEFKDQPAIIDAMKHAKETSGRLHLLGLVSDGGVHSHIQHLFALLRVAKSYEIPHVFIHFFGDGRDTAPKSATKYIKQLQDYIKEVGVGEISTVCGRYYAMDRDKRWDRIKVAVNGLVKGEGEKTDQEGLIKTVEDCYEKDVTDEFIKPIISGSEDSRIKKGDSLYMFNYRSDRMREIVQVLGLPDKPMEVDVPEDLHITTMSRYNIEFPFPIAFPPQGMTNVLAEWLAKQGVKQCHIAETEKYAHVTFFFNGGVEKQFENEQRAMIPSPKVATYDKKPEMSVQGVADKVAETVKSDKFEFVMCNFAPPDMVGHTGDYDAAVKAITATDAAVKTVYDACEEAGYVLCITADHGNAEQMLDPKTGNPHTAHTTNHVPFIVTGDKGSLEVSDEPGALADVAPTILDILGLPKPEEMSGRSLVAKK; encoded by the exons ATGTCCACCCGTCCACCCACCTCTCCCAACGCCGACGATGCCAacaagaagcagaagaCCGCCCAGGTCAACA AGAAAGTCTGCTTGAT CGTCCACGACGGTTGGGGTCTTTcgaaggaggagaagggtaaCGCCATTTTCCACGGTGACACCACCCACATGGATGCTATCCGCGACAAGCACAACTTTGTCGAGCTCGAAGCTCACGGTCTTGCTGTCGGTTTGAAGGAGGGCTTGATGGGTAACTCCGAAGTTGGACACTTGAACATTGGTGCCGGCCGAATTGTTTGGCAGGATATCGTCAAGATTGACCAGT CCatcaagaaggatgagtTTAAGGACCAGCCCGCTATCATTGATGCTATGAAGCACGCCAAGGAGACCTCTGGTCGACTTCATTTGCTCGGTCTCGTTTCTGACGGTGGTGTCCACTCCCACATCCAACACTTGTTCGCCCTCCTCCGAGTCGCCAAGTCTTACGAGATCCCTCATGTCTTCATCCACTTCTTCGGCGATGGTCGAGACACTGCTCCCAAGTCTGCTACCAAGTACATCAAGCAGTTGCAAGACTACATCAAGGAGGTCGGTGTCGGAGAGATTTCTACCGTTTGTGGGAGATACTACGCGATGGACCGTGACAAGAGGTGGGACCGTATCAAGGTTGCGGTCAATGGTTTGGTCAAgggtgagggtgagaagACCGACCAGGAGGGTTTGATCAAGACTGTTGAGGACTGTTACGAGAAGGATGTGACTGATGAGTTCATCAAGCCCATCATCTCCGGTTCTGAAGACTCCCGAATCAAGAAGGGTGACTCTCTCTACATGTTCAACTACCGATCAGACAGGATGCGAGAGATTGTCCAGGTACTCGGTCTCCCCGATAAGCCTATGGAGGTTGACGTTCCCGAGGACTTGCACATCACCACCATGTCCAGGTACAACATCGAGTTCCCCTTCCCTATCGCTTTCCCTCCTCAAGGTATGACCAACGTCCTCGCCGAGTGGCTCGCCAAGCAGGGTGTTAAACAGTGCCACATTGCCGAAACCGAAAAATACGCCCACGttaccttcttcttcaacgGTGGTGTCGAGAAGCAATTCGAGAATGAGCAGCGTGCGATGATTCCCTCTCCCAAGGTTGCCACTTACGACAAGAAGCCTGAGATGTCCGTCCAAGGCGTTGCCGACAAGGTCGCTGAGACTGTCAAGTCTGACAAATTCGAATTTGTCATGTGCAACTTTGCCCCTCCCGATATGGTTGGCCACACTGGTGACTATGAtgctgctgtcaaggcTATCACCGCTACCGACGCCGCTGTCAAGACTGTTTACGACGCTTGTGAAGAGGCCGGTTACGTCCTCTGTATTACTGCCGACCACGGAAACGCGGAGCAGATGTTGGACCCCAAGACTGGTAACCCCCACACCGCCCACACTACCA ACCACGTCCCCTTCATCGTCACTGGTGACAAGGGTTCTCTTGAGGTCTCCGACGAGCCTGGAGCTCTTGCCGACGTCGCACCTACCATCTTGGACATCCTTGGTTTGCCCAAGCCCGAGG AGATGAGCGGTCGCTCTTTGGTTGCTAAGAAATAA
- a CDS encoding chitin synthase export chaperone — protein sequence MSDNAAFKFGSFDYICQHAALVVCPMLGDQQGIAPTCYSRNVQLGSQIIFQPSTCILHIAALIMATIMLLHVRSKYTAVGRKEIMLFFYMYMWVELFAIFLDSSIIPTANKVYPWFAAIYAGSVGALYWCLLINGFVGFQFHEDGTPMSLWFLRISSLVVGAVCFGIAAATFKGSSSSMSPTNTVGLFITYLVFPCVCVLIYFISQMLLVVRTLDDRWVIGDLLFMAGFYIAGVLLLIAFSVTICDSVKHYVDGVFFSTLAFLFAVMMVYKYWDSITKEDLEFSVGSKQAVWDVKDPLLATGMDYYEDDTQSAYHGAGGSLVGGYNGNQYYSNQPGYAQSAYGQQGYGQYGAGGYGQGHY from the exons ATGTCGGATAACGCAGCGTTCAAGTTTGGATCCTTTGATTATATATGTCAACATGCCGCTTTAGTGGTTTGTCCCATGCTTGGTGATCAGCAAGGGATTGCTCCCACATGTTACAGCCGAAACGTTCAGCTGGGTAGTCAGATTATCTTCCAGCCGT CAACATGCATCCTGCACATTGCTGCGTTGATCATGGCGACCATCATGCTTCTTCACGTCCGTTCCAAGTATACTGCAGTCGGCAGAAAAGAAATCATGTTATTTTTCTACATGTACATGTGGGTCGAGCTCTTCGCCATCTTTCTTGACTCGTCCATCATCCCCACCGCCAACAAAGTCTACCCT TGGTTCGCGGCGATATATGCCGGTAGTGTCGGTGCACTATACTGGTGTCTCCTCATAAACGGTTTCGTCGGCTTCCAATTCCATGAAGACGGTACACCCATGTCGTTATGGTTCCTCCGTATTTCCTCACTTGTCGTCGGTGCTGTTTGTTTTGGTATCGCAGCCGCTACATTTAAGGGgagctcctcttccatgtCACCGACAAATACTGTGGGATTGTTCATCACATACTTGGTATTCCCTTGTGTGTGTGTTTTGATTTACTTTATCTCGCAGATGTTGTTGGTGGTCAGGACTTTGGATGACCGTTGG GTTATTGGTGATCTCCTTTTCATGGCTGGTTTCTACATCGCCGGTGTCCTTCTCCTGATCGCATTCTCTGTGACAATTTGCGACTCTGTCAAGCACTACGTCGATGGCG TGTTTTTCTCTACTCTCGCCTTCCTTTTCGCCGTCATGATGGTTTACAAATACTGGGACT CTATTACCAAGGAAGATCTTGAATTTTCCGTTGGCTCCAAACAAGCTGTCTGGGACGTCAAAGACCCTCTCCTTGCC ACCGGTATGGATTATTACGAAGACGATACCCAATCAGCATACCACGGAGCAGGCGGATCCCTCGTTGGTGGATACAATGGTAACCAATACTATAGTAATCAACCTGGGTACGCGCAGAGCGCCTACGGTCAACAAGGATATGGGCAGTATGGTGCCGGCGGGTATGGACAAGGACATTACTAG